Proteins encoded by one window of Geobacter sp. DSM 9736:
- a CDS encoding elongator complex protein 3, with protein sequence MIRRPVVPFFISHHGCPHQCVFCDQNSIAGESRRLPTADAIVEKIRNYMRSSGGGVVDVAFFGGTFTALPTDVQEQLLEPLKPLVSQGHVGSIRVSTRPDAIDVERVELLDRYGVTTVELGAQSLDEDVLVSSGRGHTVEDVLAACALLKERGFAVGLQLMVGLPGDSGARSLVSLERALALAPDFLRIYPALVISGTELERLYRQGAYIPLSLKEAVVRCKVLLTMAERAGVPVIRLGLQPTEELCSSGAITAGPFHPAFRQLVESQRFFDLLASLSPEGATVRVHCAAGRVSDVVGQRGENRERLFRECGVRLAAVEVDPSLTAPEVQVQTTMWTRRGHLLQDLHYLPEVA encoded by the coding sequence ATGATTCGGCGCCCAGTGGTCCCTTTTTTTATCTCCCACCATGGATGCCCCCACCAATGCGTATTTTGCGATCAGAACTCTATTGCTGGCGAGAGCCGCAGGCTCCCCACTGCCGATGCCATTGTTGAGAAGATCCGAAACTACATGCGCAGTTCGGGAGGAGGGGTGGTCGATGTCGCTTTTTTCGGGGGTACGTTTACGGCACTACCGACGGACGTTCAGGAACAACTCTTGGAGCCTCTGAAGCCGCTTGTGTCGCAGGGGCATGTCGGAAGCATCCGAGTCTCGACCCGCCCAGATGCTATCGACGTGGAAAGGGTAGAACTGCTGGATCGTTATGGTGTGACCACCGTTGAACTGGGGGCCCAGTCCCTGGATGAAGATGTCCTTGTAAGCTCCGGCCGCGGTCACACGGTTGAGGACGTGTTAGCTGCGTGTGCTCTCCTGAAGGAGCGGGGATTCGCCGTGGGGCTTCAACTTATGGTGGGCCTGCCTGGAGACTCCGGTGCCCGTTCTCTGGTTTCACTTGAGCGCGCACTGGCCCTGGCTCCCGACTTTCTGCGAATATATCCAGCTCTTGTCATTTCCGGAACAGAGCTTGAGCGGCTCTACCGCCAGGGAGCATACATCCCGCTTTCGCTGAAAGAGGCCGTTGTGCGATGCAAGGTCCTGCTGACGATGGCGGAACGAGCCGGCGTTCCGGTTATACGTCTCGGGCTCCAGCCGACTGAGGAGTTATGTTCCTCCGGGGCGATAACGGCAGGACCTTTCCATCCGGCATTTCGACAGCTGGTTGAGAGTCAGAGATTTTTTGATCTTCTAGCTTCCCTTTCTCCCGAAGGCGCTACGGTTCGGGTTCATTGTGCCGCCGGGAGAGTTTCTGATGTCGTTGGACAAAGGGGAGAAAACCGCGAGAGGCTTTTTCGGGAATGCGGGGTGAGGCTGGCTGCAGTGGAGGTCGATCCGTCACTAACCGCACCTGAAGTTCAAGTCCAAACCACAA